A stretch of Faecalibacterium duncaniae DNA encodes these proteins:
- a CDS encoding (deoxy)nucleoside triphosphate pyrophosphohydrolase, whose translation MKVVRVVAAVICDDIQTKHKIYATARGYGEYKGGWEFPGGKIEPGETPQQALKREIREELDTEIAVGDLIDTIEYDYPTFHLSMDCFWCEVVSGELVLKEAEAARWLTKEELDSVPWLPADQTILETIKNSMI comes from the coding sequence ATGAAGGTTGTTCGCGTTGTTGCAGCTGTGATCTGCGACGATATTCAGACGAAACATAAAATTTATGCCACCGCCCGCGGCTACGGTGAGTATAAGGGCGGATGGGAATTTCCGGGCGGCAAAATCGAGCCGGGTGAAACCCCGCAGCAGGCGCTGAAACGAGAGATCCGGGAAGAACTGGATACCGAGATCGCGGTAGGCGACCTTATCGACACCATTGAATACGATTATCCCACCTTCCATCTTTCCATGGACTGTTTCTGGTGCGAAGTAGTTTCCGGCGAACTGGTGCTGAAAGAAGCCGAGGCTGCACGCTGGCTGACTAAAGAGGAGCTTGATTCTGTTCCGTGGCTTCCGGCGGATCAGACCATTTTGGAGACTATCAAAAACTCTATGATATAA